One window from the genome of Lonchura striata isolate bLonStr1 chromosome 24, bLonStr1.mat, whole genome shotgun sequence encodes:
- the HP1BP3 gene encoding heterochromatin protein 1-binding protein 3 isoform X1, producing MSTDLSEAEPVHHKALPLLTGAQLIHTDKLSEKVEDDTMPIRRSVNASSRETPPKSKPAEGEEVKADAEVTSEESASAGEEQETETLPAASSEAEQPKEPENEGKEETKSSEETKKDEKDQTKEKEKKVKKTIPAWATLSASQLARAQKQTQMAATSRPKMDAILTEAIKACFQKSGASVVAIRKYIIHKYPSLELERRGYLLKQALKRELERGIIRQVKGKGASGSFVVVSNAGKTVPKSRDRKKSTSALSTEQQVKLEDVLPLAFTRLCEPKEASYSLIKKYVSQYYPKLKVDIRPQLLKNALQRAVEKGQLEQITGKGASGTFQLKKSGEKPLLGGTLMEDAILSAIAAMNEPKTCSTTALKKYILENYPGTNSNLQVHLLKRTLQKCEKNGWMEQISGKGFSGTFQLCFPYYPSPDVLYPEKQQDEDSEESDEEEEEESEEEEESEEEESEEEEPPPKKRMQKRPPPKSRSRAPPMKRRESKPKPRKTPTPRRGKAKPPPKVKTPAKKAKPAAPAIKKASSGSSSKKPAASGRKEVKPSAKGKSTMRKSLRAKK from the exons atgtcGACTGATCTATCTGAAGCTGAACCCGTGCATCATAAGGCGCTTCCACTCTTAACGGGAGCTCAGCTGATCCACACGGACAAGTTAAGTGAG AAAGTAGAAGACGACACAATGCCAATCCGCCGCTCGGTGAATGCTTCGTCCCGGGAAACTCCTCCCAAAAGCAAACCTGCTGAAGGGGAAGAGGTCAAAGCAG ATGCAGAAGTCACCTCTGAGGAATCTGCCTCTGCTGGAGAAGAGCAAGAGACTGAAACCTTGCCTGCTGCATCCAGTGAAGCAGAACAGCCAAAGGAACCTGAGAatgaagggaaggaggaaacaAAGTCCTCAGaagaaaccaaaaagga TGAGAAGGATCAGACtaaggagaaagagaagaaggtgaagaagaccATCCCTGCGTGGGCTACGCTCTCTGCCAGCCAGCTGGCTCGGGCACAGAAGCAGACTCAGATGGCAGCCACCTCCCGGCCCAAAATGGATGCGATTTTAACTGAGGCCATCAAG GCCTGCTTTCAGAAGAGCGGTGCCTCGGTCGTTGCAATAAGGAAATACATCATCCACAAATACCCTTCCCTGGAGCTGGAGAGGAGGGGATACCTCCTGAAGCAAGCACTGAaaagggagctggagaggggaatCATTAGGCAG GTGAAAGGAAAGGGAGCTTCTGGGAGCTTTGTGGTGGTGTCTAATGCAGGAAAAACTGTTCCAAAATCCAGAGACAGAAAG AAAAGCACTTCTGCtctgagcacagagcagcaggtgaAGCTGGAGGACGTCCTGCCGCTGGCCTTCACCCGCCTGTGTGAGCCCAAGGAAGCTTCTTACAGCCTGATCAAGAAATATGTGTCTCAGTATTACCCCAAACTCAAAGTAGATATAAG ACCCCAGCTGCTGAAGAATGCCCTGCAGAGAGCTGTAGAGAAGGGCCAGTTAGAGCAGATCACAGGAAAGGGAGCATCTGGGACATTCCAG CTGAAGAAATCAGGGGAGAAGCCCCTGCTGGGTGGGACTCTGATGGAAGATGCCATCCTGTCTGCTATTGCGGCCATGAATGAACCGAAGACCTGCTCCACCACAGCCCTGAAGAAGTATATCCTGGAAAATTACCCAGGGACCAACTCCAACTTGCAGG TGCATCTACTGAAGAGAACCCTGCAGAAATGTGAGAAGAATGGCTGGATGGAGCAAATTTCTGGGAAGGGCTTCAGTGGAACCTTTCAGCTTTGCTTCCCTTATTACCCCAG CCCAGATGTGCTCTAtccagagaagcagcaggaTGAGGATTCTGAGGAATCTgatgaggaagaagaggaagaatctgaggaggaagaagaatcTGAAGAGGAAGAGTCTGAGGAGGAAGAGCCACCACCAAAGAAGAG GATGCAGAAGAGAccaccccccaaatcccggaGCAGGGCCCCTCCGATGAAGCGAAGAGAGTCCAAACCCAAGCCAAGGAAAACCCCCACCCCCCGCCGGGGCAAAGCAAAGCCCCCTCCCAAGGTCAAAACCCCTGCTAAGAAAGCCaaaccagcagccccagccatcAAGAAAGCCTCCAGTGGCAGCTCTTCTAAGAAACCAGCAGCCAGTGGAAGGAAGGAAGTGAAGCCCTCTGCCAAGGGCAAATCTACCATGAGGAAATCTCTCCGGgcaaaaaagtaa
- the HP1BP3 gene encoding heterochromatin protein 1-binding protein 3 isoform X2 produces MPIRRSVNASSRETPPKSKPAEGEEVKADAEVTSEESASAGEEQETETLPAASSEAEQPKEPENEGKEETKSSEETKKDEKDQTKEKEKKVKKTIPAWATLSASQLARAQKQTQMAATSRPKMDAILTEAIKACFQKSGASVVAIRKYIIHKYPSLELERRGYLLKQALKRELERGIIRQVKGKGASGSFVVVSNAGKTVPKSRDRKKSTSALSTEQQVKLEDVLPLAFTRLCEPKEASYSLIKKYVSQYYPKLKVDIRPQLLKNALQRAVEKGQLEQITGKGASGTFQLKKSGEKPLLGGTLMEDAILSAIAAMNEPKTCSTTALKKYILENYPGTNSNLQVHLLKRTLQKCEKNGWMEQISGKGFSGTFQLCFPYYPSPDVLYPEKQQDEDSEESDEEEEEESEEEEESEEEESEEEEPPPKKRMQKRPPPKSRSRAPPMKRRESKPKPRKTPTPRRGKAKPPPKVKTPAKKAKPAAPAIKKASSGSSSKKPAASGRKEVKPSAKGKSTMRKSLRAKK; encoded by the exons ATGCCAATCCGCCGCTCGGTGAATGCTTCGTCCCGGGAAACTCCTCCCAAAAGCAAACCTGCTGAAGGGGAAGAGGTCAAAGCAG ATGCAGAAGTCACCTCTGAGGAATCTGCCTCTGCTGGAGAAGAGCAAGAGACTGAAACCTTGCCTGCTGCATCCAGTGAAGCAGAACAGCCAAAGGAACCTGAGAatgaagggaaggaggaaacaAAGTCCTCAGaagaaaccaaaaagga TGAGAAGGATCAGACtaaggagaaagagaagaaggtgaagaagaccATCCCTGCGTGGGCTACGCTCTCTGCCAGCCAGCTGGCTCGGGCACAGAAGCAGACTCAGATGGCAGCCACCTCCCGGCCCAAAATGGATGCGATTTTAACTGAGGCCATCAAG GCCTGCTTTCAGAAGAGCGGTGCCTCGGTCGTTGCAATAAGGAAATACATCATCCACAAATACCCTTCCCTGGAGCTGGAGAGGAGGGGATACCTCCTGAAGCAAGCACTGAaaagggagctggagaggggaatCATTAGGCAG GTGAAAGGAAAGGGAGCTTCTGGGAGCTTTGTGGTGGTGTCTAATGCAGGAAAAACTGTTCCAAAATCCAGAGACAGAAAG AAAAGCACTTCTGCtctgagcacagagcagcaggtgaAGCTGGAGGACGTCCTGCCGCTGGCCTTCACCCGCCTGTGTGAGCCCAAGGAAGCTTCTTACAGCCTGATCAAGAAATATGTGTCTCAGTATTACCCCAAACTCAAAGTAGATATAAG ACCCCAGCTGCTGAAGAATGCCCTGCAGAGAGCTGTAGAGAAGGGCCAGTTAGAGCAGATCACAGGAAAGGGAGCATCTGGGACATTCCAG CTGAAGAAATCAGGGGAGAAGCCCCTGCTGGGTGGGACTCTGATGGAAGATGCCATCCTGTCTGCTATTGCGGCCATGAATGAACCGAAGACCTGCTCCACCACAGCCCTGAAGAAGTATATCCTGGAAAATTACCCAGGGACCAACTCCAACTTGCAGG TGCATCTACTGAAGAGAACCCTGCAGAAATGTGAGAAGAATGGCTGGATGGAGCAAATTTCTGGGAAGGGCTTCAGTGGAACCTTTCAGCTTTGCTTCCCTTATTACCCCAG CCCAGATGTGCTCTAtccagagaagcagcaggaTGAGGATTCTGAGGAATCTgatgaggaagaagaggaagaatctgaggaggaagaagaatcTGAAGAGGAAGAGTCTGAGGAGGAAGAGCCACCACCAAAGAAGAG GATGCAGAAGAGAccaccccccaaatcccggaGCAGGGCCCCTCCGATGAAGCGAAGAGAGTCCAAACCCAAGCCAAGGAAAACCCCCACCCCCCGCCGGGGCAAAGCAAAGCCCCCTCCCAAGGTCAAAACCCCTGCTAAGAAAGCCaaaccagcagccccagccatcAAGAAAGCCTCCAGTGGCAGCTCTTCTAAGAAACCAGCAGCCAGTGGAAGGAAGGAAGTGAAGCCCTCTGCCAAGGGCAAATCTACCATGAGGAAATCTCTCCGGgcaaaaaagtaa